Proteins from a genomic interval of Acidobacteriota bacterium:
- a CDS encoding tetratricopeptide repeat protein, whose amino-acid sequence MKRTVLFLLLAALLTASPSFAVDKEVIQLQQSVALLQGMVREIQRGMDEKMAVLQTLVQQSGGNTGQISQQVGELKTLFQHSAAATEEQVESIHTQVNGLQSSLDDLRARLDKVSGQVAKIEENAQNAAASATMTTDGGVSVAPPAPDVLYNTALRDYTSGNYPLALQEFFEYLRYYANTPLASNAQFFIGDIYYQQGQFEKAIQEYDKAITLYPDGAKTAAAKLKKGFAMLNMNLKAQGITELKDLAAQFPNTPEAQLAKDKLATVEAPARRTTAR is encoded by the coding sequence ATGAAACGCACTGTCTTATTTCTGCTCCTTGCCGCGCTGTTAACAGCCTCGCCCAGTTTTGCTGTGGACAAGGAAGTCATCCAGTTGCAGCAGAGTGTCGCACTGCTACAGGGCATGGTGCGCGAGATTCAACGCGGCATGGATGAGAAGATGGCCGTGCTGCAAACACTGGTCCAGCAGTCCGGCGGCAACACCGGCCAGATCAGCCAACAGGTGGGCGAATTGAAGACGTTGTTCCAGCACAGCGCAGCCGCCACCGAGGAGCAGGTCGAGTCCATTCACACACAGGTAAATGGATTGCAGTCATCCCTTGACGATCTGCGCGCGCGGCTCGACAAAGTTTCCGGGCAAGTGGCCAAGATTGAAGAGAACGCGCAGAACGCGGCCGCCAGTGCGACCATGACTACGGACGGCGGTGTCAGCGTGGCTCCGCCCGCGCCAGACGTGCTCTACAACACGGCGCTGCGCGACTACACCAGCGGCAACTATCCATTGGCGTTGCAGGAGTTCTTCGAGTATCTGCGCTACTACGCCAACACGCCGCTGGCGTCGAACGCGCAGTTCTTCATCGGCGATATCTACTATCAGCAAGGCCAGTTCGAGAAGGCCATCCAGGAGTACGACAAGGCCATCACGCTGTACCCCGACGGCGCCAAGACCGCGGCGGCGAAACTCAAGAAGGGCTTCGCCATGCTCAACATGAACTTGAAAGCGCAGGGCATCACGGAGTTGAAGGACTTGGCAGCGCAATTCCCCAACACCCCCGAAGCGCAACTGGCGAAGGACAAACTGGCAACAGTGGAAGCCCCCGCCCGCCGGACCACTGCTCGCTGA
- a CDS encoding OmpA family protein — translation MRSTRHLTRWGSNRQSSYLTLVILILAIAVSGACRRRAATATPPPVPEPARQVAPTVSLTVEPATIQRGQSATLRWSSSGATDLDLQPAFGRVEQQGSVSVTPNDSITYTLTGRGPSGSTQATARVTVTAAPPLPPVAAPARPTETTLRERYEREIQDAFFDYDQSDLRDDGRSAMMKSAAFLRDNPTVTVQVEGHCDERGSVAYNLGLGDRRSNSTRDFLVSQGISGDRVTTISYGKEKPFCTEQSESCFQENRRAHLICTNCGM, via the coding sequence ATGAGATCGACGAGACATTTGACAAGATGGGGCAGTAATCGACAGTCCAGCTATCTAACACTGGTGATTCTAATACTGGCAATCGCAGTATCCGGCGCTTGCCGACGCCGCGCCGCAACGGCCACGCCGCCCCCTGTACCGGAGCCAGCGCGCCAGGTCGCGCCCACTGTCAGCCTGACGGTAGAGCCCGCCACCATTCAGCGCGGGCAAAGTGCTACGCTGCGCTGGAGTTCGTCGGGCGCAACGGACCTCGATCTGCAACCGGCCTTCGGGCGCGTCGAGCAGCAGGGCTCGGTCTCGGTAACGCCAAATGACTCGATCACTTACACACTCACTGGACGCGGCCCCAGCGGCTCCACGCAAGCAACGGCGAGAGTTACGGTTACCGCCGCGCCGCCCCTGCCCCCTGTAGCGGCTCCCGCGCGGCCCACCGAGACCACGCTGCGCGAGCGCTATGAGCGCGAAATTCAAGACGCATTCTTCGACTACGATCAATCCGATCTGCGCGACGATGGCCGTAGCGCCATGATGAAAAGCGCCGCGTTCCTGCGCGACAATCCCACCGTTACCGTGCAAGTGGAAGGCCACTGCGACGAGCGCGGCAGCGTCGCCTACAACCTGGGCCTCGGCGACCGGCGCTCCAACTCGACGCGCGATTTCCTGGTCTCGCAAGGCATCTCTGGCGACCGCGTCACCACCATCAGCTACGGCAAGGAGAAGCCCTTCTGCACCGAGCAGAGTGAGTCGTGCTTCCAGGAAAATCGCCGCGCGCATCTGATCTGCACCAACTGCGGCATGTGA
- a CDS encoding translocation protein TolB: protein MVLIALAALGLFARPAAAQDDRIRTGTGIGVEKTRLAVPNFYAVANPGAAGETSLVRVFDAVLWSDLENSGIVDLVSRSFYPTAIPSRPMGLDLGQWSAVPANAHMLVMGNAARAGEQLTIEGWLLDARNPQQSIVLARRYTEPANEKSIRAVAHKFANEIIIRLGGGVPGIAESRIAFVRRVNPQVKEIWMMDYDGMNQEQITRLNSISLTPAISVDGTQIAFTTYAKKNPDIMVMSLLTRQPLAFFNRKGLNTTPTWSPDGTKLAFTSSVTGDPEIYLGDLRGNNSKRLTFARAVDIQPAWNPKTGAQIAFVSDRSGHPMIYMMDSEGADVTQLVQGGTQALDPAWSPNGRLLAFTWNRDGAYDIYLMDVATKQLVQLTRGIGRNEHPGWSPDNRQIAFQSNRAGKPQIFSMLADGTRLRQLTFQGENTEPVWSSR from the coding sequence CTGGTATTGATCGCGCTTGCCGCTCTGGGATTGTTCGCCCGGCCTGCGGCGGCGCAGGACGACAGGATCCGCACCGGGACCGGCATTGGAGTTGAGAAGACGCGGCTGGCCGTGCCCAATTTCTACGCGGTGGCGAACCCGGGCGCGGCAGGCGAGACGTCGCTGGTGCGCGTGTTTGATGCCGTGCTGTGGAGCGATCTCGAAAACTCCGGCATCGTGGACCTCGTCAGCAGGAGTTTTTATCCCACGGCTATTCCGTCGCGGCCCATGGGTCTCGACCTTGGCCAATGGAGCGCCGTGCCCGCTAACGCGCACATGCTGGTGATGGGCAACGCCGCGCGCGCCGGCGAGCAACTGACGATTGAAGGCTGGCTGTTGGATGCGCGTAATCCGCAACAGTCCATTGTCCTGGCGCGTCGCTATACGGAACCCGCCAATGAGAAATCCATCCGGGCGGTGGCGCACAAATTCGCCAATGAAATTATCATCCGCCTCGGCGGCGGCGTGCCCGGCATCGCCGAAAGCCGCATCGCCTTTGTGCGCCGCGTGAATCCGCAGGTGAAAGAAATCTGGATGATGGATTACGACGGCATGAACCAGGAGCAGATCACCCGGCTGAACTCCATCTCGCTGACGCCGGCCATCTCGGTCGACGGCACTCAGATTGCGTTCACTACTTACGCGAAGAAGAACCCGGACATCATGGTGATGTCGCTGTTGACACGGCAGCCGCTGGCGTTCTTCAATCGCAAAGGGCTGAACACCACGCCGACATGGTCGCCAGACGGCACCAAGCTGGCCTTCACTTCTTCGGTAACCGGTGATCCGGAAATCTATCTCGGCGACCTGCGCGGCAACAATTCGAAACGGCTGACCTTCGCTCGCGCCGTGGATATCCAGCCGGCATGGAATCCCAAGACCGGCGCGCAGATCGCCTTTGTCTCCGACCGCAGCGGCCACCCGATGATCTACATGATGGATAGCGAGGGCGCCGACGTCACCCAGCTCGTCCAGGGCGGCACTCAGGCGCTTGATCCAGCCTGGTCACCCAATGGACGATTGTTGGCCTTTACCTGGAACCGCGATGGGGCTTACGATATCTATCTGATGGATGTGGCTACGAAGCAATTGGTGCAGTTGACGCGTGGAATCGGGCGCAATGAGCATCCTGGTTGGTCGCCCGATAATCGCCAGATTGCTTTTCAATCCAATCGTGCCGGCAAGCCACAGATTTTCTCTATGCTCGCCGACGGCACGCGGCTCCGCCAGTTAACATTTCAGGGTGAGAATACCGAGCCAGTGTGGTCGAGCCGCTAA